A DNA window from Thermosynechococcaceae cyanobacterium Okahandja contains the following coding sequences:
- the argH gene encoding argininosuccinate lyase, giving the protein MSAQPWSQRFESALHPAIARFNASIGFDIRLIEYDLTGSQAHAKMLAKTGIITPEEAEQLVNGLEQIRQEYRHGQFTPGIEAEDVHFAVERRLTELVGDVGKKLHTARSRNDQVGTDIRLYLRAEIERLQRQLRQWQRTLIELATPHVETLIPGYTHLQRAQPLSLAHHLLAYVEMAERDWQRLGQIRERVNLSPLGAGALAGTTFPIDRHYSAELLGFAEPYRNSLDAVSDRDFAIEFLCAASLIMVHLSRLAEEIILWASEEFAFIKLTDTCATGSSIMPQKKNPDVPELVRGKSGRVFGHLQALLVLMKGLPLAYNKDLQEDKEAIFDAVDTVTACLEAMTILMAEGIVFQPQRLAAAVNSDFANATDVADYLASKGVPFREAYNLVGRVVKTCLEQGKFLKDLTLAEWQALHPAFEQDIYARLAPEQVVAARNSYGGTGFAQVRAALAAARQRLNDF; this is encoded by the coding sequence GTGAGTGCCCAACCCTGGAGCCAACGGTTTGAAAGTGCCCTCCACCCGGCGATCGCCCGCTTTAATGCCAGTATTGGCTTTGACATTCGCCTGATTGAGTACGACCTCACCGGCTCCCAAGCCCATGCCAAAATGCTGGCCAAGACAGGCATTATCACCCCAGAAGAAGCAGAACAACTGGTCAACGGCCTAGAGCAGATTCGCCAGGAGTACCGCCACGGGCAATTTACCCCCGGCATTGAGGCCGAAGATGTCCACTTTGCTGTCGAGCGGCGCTTGACAGAACTGGTGGGAGACGTGGGCAAAAAGTTACACACCGCCCGCTCCCGCAATGACCAAGTGGGTACCGACATCCGCCTGTACCTGCGCGCCGAAATCGAGCGCCTCCAGCGCCAACTGCGGCAGTGGCAGCGCACCCTCATTGAGTTGGCCACGCCCCACGTGGAAACGCTGATTCCCGGCTACACCCATCTGCAGCGGGCACAACCCCTCAGCTTGGCGCATCATCTGCTGGCCTACGTGGAAATGGCAGAGCGGGACTGGCAACGCCTCGGGCAAATTCGCGAGCGGGTGAATCTCTCCCCCTTGGGGGCCGGTGCCTTAGCCGGGACGACATTTCCCATCGATCGCCACTACAGTGCCGAACTGTTGGGGTTTGCGGAACCCTACCGGAATAGCCTTGATGCCGTGAGCGATCGCGACTTTGCGATTGAATTTTTGTGCGCCGCTAGTTTAATCATGGTGCACCTGTCTCGCTTGGCGGAAGAAATTATTCTTTGGGCCTCAGAAGAATTTGCCTTTATCAAGCTCACCGATACCTGCGCCACCGGCTCAAGTATTATGCCCCAAAAGAAAAACCCCGATGTCCCTGAACTGGTGCGCGGCAAAAGTGGACGGGTGTTTGGCCATCTCCAAGCCCTACTGGTGCTCATGAAGGGCTTGCCCTTGGCCTACAACAAAGACCTGCAAGAAGATAAAGAAGCCATTTTTGATGCGGTGGATACGGTCACGGCTTGTCTGGAGGCCATGACCATCCTGATGGCAGAAGGCATTGTATTTCAGCCCCAGCGCCTAGCGGCAGCAGTGAACAGTGATTTTGCCAATGCCACCGATGTGGCGGACTATCTGGCCAGTAAAGGGGTGCCCTTTCGCGAAGCCTATAACCTTGTGGGGCGGGTGGTCAAAACCTGCCTAGAGCAGGGGAAGTTTCTTAAGGATTTAACCCTAGCGGAATGGCAAGCCCTCCACCCGGCCTTTGAACAGGATATTTACGCGCGGCTTGCCCCCGAGCAGGTGGTCGCCGCCCGCAATAGTTACGGTGGCACCGGCTTTGCGCAGGTGCGGGCAGCCCTAGCAGCAGCACGGCAGCGCCTTAATGATTTTTAA